The segment TCTCTTCATTACTTACATCGAGTTCTTCAACAGAAGAGCTGCGTTCTAAATCCATTTGATCTTGTTCGGGAGCAAACAATTCTCTTGCTGTTCTGTATCCGTCTGTGGGCGATTCCAAGTAGGAAAAAGATTTAGCAGCTTCACTTTCGTTCTTTAACTTCTCTATGAAACCATCGTTCCGGGGAATTTGAAGAGTGGGCAATTTGATACTGAAGTTATGAGATGGTTTTGAATTGGAAAGTTGTATATCAGCAGCTTGCTCTTGCACTTTCAAGTCTCTTTTCTCTGAATTCAACTCTTCTAGATCATTCTCCTCTGTCTCCAAACCATCTTTTTGTAAGTCGTCCTCAGAAGAATCGCCTCTGAGGAAAACGGCACTCTTCTTGCCAATCGATTCTTCCTCGTCTTCATCAGAATCAAGCTTAACATCATTGAGATCGACATTGTTCTCTgtcatgaatgaaatgaagtccTGGAAGTTTTCTGGGGTAGGTCGGTAATGTCCGCTGTGAGGCCAGACAGCCTGTAGAATTCAATTAACAAATGAAAGAAGAGTTAGATCGAATTCACAAATAAGCTGCCAATATGAGTCGACTCAGAAGTGTGAAAATGACTCGATGATACGTTAACATACCTTCAATACTCCTCGTTCTGCAACTATTCTCCCAGCAGCTAATGTAGCACCTCCAGCCAAGAAACTAGAGTGCTGAAATGTGCCTTTAGTTTTCTTGCCAACGTATAAGGTTTTCGAGGTGCTGAGCACAAAAATCCACTTAGTGCCTTTTGGTTCATCAGTCGTGTCAAGGAGCTTCCCGGTTTCCTTGTAGAAGAGTTTCCCACCTTCCACCTCAACTTCATAAGCCTTTCTTTCCATCTGTAgtttataaacaaataaaaaacgATAAGTAAAGTTTCCAAATTCCCACAAGTGCAACTAGCAAAGATACTAATGGACTGATAAATGGAATAAGGACCTACCGGACCGAGGTACTTAATGCACTGCTGCTGAAGTTTCCATCGAGGGCATTTATCAACAATATTCACTTCTTTTCCTTCTCCAATATCCAACCTGATTCAGAGGAACACAGTTAGCAAACGAGAAACTTTCATGATGTATTATCGTTAAAACTCAATCATTCTTCATCTAGACAATTACCAGTAGAAGAAGGGTTCTTTGCTTTGAGAATGCAACCATTGGACATAATAGAAATGCAAGTTGTGTCCATACCGATGTCGTGGGTCGATCTGTTACACAAAAAAAGGCTTACCCTTATTAGTAAAACTGAAATTTGGCGTAAAACACGAATTCAGTATATACCATTGAAAAAAATCTACTTACAGCTTCAAGCCAGTGCTGTAGAGCTAGTTTCTGAGCTTTGCCATTCTTAGATAAGCCCTTGCCAACCtgcatgaagaagaaaaagatcagTAAAAATCTTAAAgactaataaattcaaaatctttgCAATAACTTTCATCAGCATTTACGAAATGATCCAAAATTTACCTTGGCTGCTCTAGTTCTTGCTCTCGACCAACGAGAAACTGCTGTCTCGTGCTTATCAAgatcaaaaaatgaaatagaactATGCTTAAGTTCAGCAAAATCTAAAAGCTTCCACCTGAAATTTTCCAGAAAATACATGTCAGGAACATTCAAATCAATAGAATTTATCGATAGGATGTTTTTTTCGGCATAGAAAACGTACCAGCTTTGCTCTATAAGTACTGCACAGTCTGCTAATTTTCTTCTAGTCCTAAAACTCTTGTACACTTTCTGTAACTTTAAAGCTGCCTCATGTTTGGGGCTGCTAGTATATGCTAGAGGAGATTTTTGAGACTCTTTATTCATGCTTCCTAACCTATGAAACTCGCTAAACTCGGGTTTCTCTTCTGATGAAGTTCTCTTTAACTCCATTGCACTTCCCATTGTCCTAAAGCTGATGGTTTTCTCTATCGACATCCTTCCAGAGCCTTCTGATTGCAATATTGTTGGTTCTTTTTCATGGCTCTTAAAGCTAACTGACCGTAGTGGCGTCTTCTGCTCATCATGTCCGAAATCGATAGATTTCACAACGACAGAATCAAGGCCAGTTCCCGAATCACTTTGAGAGGCTAGTGGGCTCGAAAAGGATAACCCCATACGATTTCAAAATCGAATCTTGACAGGTTATTGAGACCTTAAAATCCTGTCAAATAGTAACATACATTTAGAGTTGATTcattcaaattatattaatcaaaaagcCAAATGGAAACACATCAACAAGTAAAACTTTGTTACATCACATTATGAGCTGTACTATAAAGTATAAactaatatttatcatttaaaatcTCCAAATGTAGACAATCAATCAAGTATCATTTGCAAGAACCAACTTTTTGCAAATTTTGACCAAGAAGATATTcttcaagaaaaaattataatcacttcatattttacatttttatatttgaacAAGTCAAGCAAGAAGATACAGATTCTCATAAAACAGAAGAATGAATAGCTATTGGCATAAACTTTAAAATCTGAATCTATTGGCACTTTCTAATTTACTCAAATctctaaaaaaaaacacattcaaagtggaaaaaaaacagaaaagaaTCCACATTTGGTAGATCATAAGAAAAAGAAGCAACcccataaaaacaaaaaaaataccaattttACAAGATTCTTGAAAACCCAAGTTgcaaaaaaacatgaaaagaacaataaagattcaaacttttttgtttgtttttccaCCCAGTGTCCGATATCCGCATTGGAGCCTAACTAAATCCGAATCCACCCATATTAGGATAAAGACCTCTCTAACAAAGACGGCTTTATAGCCAAAAGTATCCGATACCCGCATTGAAGCCTAACTAAAACTCAATTAACCCGTATTAGGATAAAGACCTCTCTAACAAAGACGACTCTGTAGCTAAAAAGGCTCAAACTCATAACTctagtcaaaaataaaaataagtatttaccACTCCACCGCAACCCTTTACGACACTTTATTGGTAAAGATTCAAACTTTACCTCAATGCAAGAATCTTTGCACCAAGAGTCCATTTTCAATGCCCCAAACACCTCAGAAAACATAAATGCATAGATTTTTCTAATTAACTCACAAAATAGCAAGAAACACATTCAAACAAAAACACAGAAAAGAACCCACATTTAACAGATCATAAGAACAAGAAACAACCCAACAACAACACAAAAAGACCATTTTCACAAGATTCTTGAAAACACCAATTAGCAAAAACACaagaaatcatgaaaatggacaataaagattcaatctttaccTCAAATGCAACAATCTTG is part of the Solanum lycopersicum chromosome 1, SLM_r2.1 genome and harbors:
- the LOC101245483 gene encoding IQ domain-containing protein IQM2, translated to MGLSFSSPLASQSDSGTGLDSVVVKSIDFGHDEQKTPLRSVSFKSHEKEPTILQSEGSGRMSIEKTISFRTMGSAMELKRTSSEEKPEFSEFHRLGSMNKESQKSPLAYTSSPKHEAALKLQKVYKSFRTRRKLADCAVLIEQSWWKLLDFAELKHSSISFFDLDKHETAVSRWSRARTRAAKVGKGLSKNGKAQKLALQHWLEAIDPRHRYGHNLHFYYVQWLHSQSKEPFFYWLDIGEGKEVNIVDKCPRWKLQQQCIKYLGPMERKAYEVEVEGGKLFYKETGKLLDTTDEPKGTKWIFVLSTSKTLYVGKKTKGTFQHSSFLAGGATLAAGRIVAERGVLKAVWPHSGHYRPTPENFQDFISFMTENNVDLNDVKLDSDEDEEESIGKKSAVFLRGDSSEDDLQKDGLETEENDLEELNSEKRDLKVQEQAADIQLSNSKPSHNFSIKLPTLQIPRNDGFIEKLKNESEAAKSFSYLESPTDGYRTARELFAPEQDQMDLERSSSVEELDVSNEEIIPDESIIQRINSHKDLKSYQLGKQLSCKWSTGAGPRIGCLRDYPSQLQSHALEQVSLSPRSACRLKMNFPSRASTPTSLSRVMQVSCSLSPMGNKTLSCLNSKYSSPPHKGP